One Microcebus murinus isolate Inina chromosome 7, M.murinus_Inina_mat1.0, whole genome shotgun sequence genomic region harbors:
- the KCNS2 gene encoding delayed-rectifier potassium channel regulatory subunit KCNS2, translating to MTGQSLWDVSEANVEDGEIRINVGGFKRRLRSHTLLRFPETRLGRLLLCHSREAILELCDDYDDVQREFYFDRNPELFPYVLHFYHTGKLHVMAELCVFSFSQEIEYWGINEFFIDSCCSYSYHGRKVEPEQEKWDEQSDQESTTSSFDEILAFYNDASKFDGQPLGNFRRQLWLALDNPGYSVLSRVFSILSILVVLGSIITMCLNSLPDFQIPDSQGNPGEDPRFEIVEHFGIAWFTFELVARFAVAPDFLKFFKNALNLIDLMSIVPFYITLVVNLVVESTPTLANLGRVAQVLRLMRIFRILKLARHSTGLRSLGATLKYSYKEVGLLLLYLSVGISIFSVVAYTIEKEENEGLATIPACWWWATVSMTTVGYGDVVPGTTAGKLTASACILAGILVVVLPITLIFNKFSHFYRRQKQLESAMRSCDFGDGMKEVPSVNLRDYYAHKVKSLMASLTNMSRSSPSELSLNDSLH from the coding sequence ATGACCGGCCAGAGCCTGTGGGACGTGTCGGAGGCCAACGTCGAGGATGGAGAGATCCGCATCAATGTAGGCGGCTTCAAGAGGAGGCTGCGCTCTCACACGCTGCTGCGCTTCCCCGAGACGCGCCTGGGCCGCCTGCTGCTCTGCCACTCGCGCGAGGCCATCCTGGAGCTCTGCGACGACTACGACGACGTCCAGCGTGAGTTCTACTTCGACCGCAACCCGGAGCTCTTCCCCTACGTGTTGCATTTCTATCACACCGGCAAGCTTCACGTCATGGCCGAGCTGTGCGTCTTCTCCTTCAGCCAGGAGATCGAGTACTGGGGCATCAACGAGTTCTTCATCGACTCCTGCTGCAGTTACAGCTACCACGGCCGCAAAGTGGAGCCCGAGCAGGAGAAGTGGGACGAGCAGAGCGACCAGGAGAGCACCACGTCCTCCTTCGATGAGATCCTCGCTTTCTACAACGATGCCTCCAAGTTTGATGGGCAGCCTCTGGGCAACTTCCGCAGGCAGCTGTGGCTGGCGCTGGACAACCCCGGCTACTCAGTCCTGAGCAGGGTCTTCAGCATCCTGTCCATCCTGGTGGTTCTGGGGTCCATCATCACCATGTGCCTCAATAGCCTGCCGGACTTCCAAATCCCCGACAGCCAGGGCAACCCTGGTGAAGACCCCAGGTTCGAGATTGTGGAGCACTTTGGCATCGCCTGGTTCACATTTGAGCTGGTGGCCAGGTTTGCTGTGGCCCCTGACTTCCTCAAGTTCTTCAAGAATGCCCTAAACCTTATTGACCTCATGTCCATTGTCCCCTTTTACATCACTCTGGTGGTGAACCTGGTGGTGGAGAGCACGCCTACCTTGGCCAACTTGGGCAGGGTGGCCCAGGTCCTGAGGCTGATGCGGATCTTCCGCATCTTAAAGCTGGCCAGACACTCCACCGGCCTCCGCTCCCTGGGGGCCACCTTGAAATACAGCTACAAAGAAGTAGGGCTGCTCCTGCTCTACCTCTCTGTGGGGATCTCCATCTTCTCCGTGGTCGCCTACACCATTGAAAAGGAGGAGAATGAGGGCCTGGCCACCATCCCTGCCTGCTGGTGGTGGGCCACTGTCAGCATGACCACAGTGGGGTACGGGGATGTGGTCCCAGGGACCACAGCAGGGAAGCTGACTGCCTCTGCCTGCATCTTGGCAGGTATCCTTGTGGTGGTACTGCCCATCACCTTGATCTTCAACAAGTTCTCCCACTTCTACCGGCGCCAAAAGCAACTTGAAAGTGCCATGCGCAGCTGTGACTTTGGAGATGGAATGAAGGAGGTCCCTTCTGTCAATTTAAGGGACTACTATGCCCATAAAGTTAAATCCCTGATGGCAAGCCTGACGAACATGAGCAGGAGCTCACCAAGTGAACTAAGTTTAAATGATTCCCTACATTAG